Proteins from a single region of Congzhengia minquanensis:
- the hpt gene encoding hypoxanthine phosphoribosyltransferase: MNKDISKIYFSAEDIKVKITEMAKELDAVYEGEEVLFVGVLKGSLPFFVDLARCVSFPVMFDFICASSYGSSTHSSGTLKITKDLSTSVEGKNVLVVEDILDSGNTLFNLFAHLSKQNPKSLKLCCLLDKPSRRERDIKADFTGFTIPDEFVVGYGLDYAERYRELPYIGILKSEVYENR, encoded by the coding sequence ATGAATAAGGACATAAGCAAAATATATTTCAGTGCAGAGGATATTAAAGTCAAAATTACTGAAATGGCGAAGGAACTTGATGCAGTTTATGAAGGCGAGGAAGTGTTGTTCGTCGGGGTTTTAAAAGGCAGCCTGCCTTTTTTTGTCGACCTGGCAAGATGCGTCAGTTTCCCCGTTATGTTTGATTTTATATGCGCCTCAAGCTATGGCAGCAGCACTCATTCTTCCGGCACACTGAAAATCACTAAAGATTTAAGTACCTCGGTTGAGGGTAAGAATGTTTTAGTTGTGGAAGATATTTTAGACTCGGGCAACACGCTTTTTAACCTGTTTGCGCACCTGTCTAAGCAAAACCCCAAAAGCCTAAAGCTGTGCTGTTTGTTAGATAAGCCCTCCCGCCGGGAGCGGGACATTAAAGCCGATTTTACCGGCTTTACCATTCCCGACGAGTTTGTTGTGGGCTATGGGCTTGATTATGCAGAGCGTTACCGCGAACTGCCATACATAGGAATTTTAAAGTCTGAGGTCTATGAAAATCGTTAA
- the ftsH gene encoding ATP-dependent zinc metalloprotease FtsH, whose translation MKKYNKRNFSGIWFYVVLLAIVLLIFSVLNYRPGIKQILYSDLLNYIKSEQITEMVIEDRKVTIALKEQNPVGDSNKRIASIPSIGILYENAGEEIQKQLDSGSLKLDTPAPEEFPWWVSFLPTLLTVGIFIAFWFFFMRQAQGGGKAMSFGKSTAKMTQGSETHVTFKDVAGADEEKEELEEIVDFLRDSSKFIELGARIPKGILLVGPPGTGKTLLAKAVAGEAKVPFFSISGSDFVEMFVGVGASRVRDLFEQAKKNSPSIIFIDEIDAVGRHRGAGLGGGHDEREQTLNQLLVEMDGFGANEGIIIIAATNRPDILDPALLRPGRFDRQVVVNTPDAKGREEILKVHSRAKPLASDVDLSVLAKTTSGFTGADLENLMNEAALLAAKKGQKKINMKDIEDSVIKVIAGPEKRSKVVSDKEKKLVSYHEAGHAIIHHVLPHCDPVHEVSIIQRGRAGGYTLSLPKEDKNYVSKEDMLDNIVSLLGGRVAEKLVLDDISTGASNDIERASKIARDMVTKYGMSERLGPISFRSDNDEVFLGMSYSHSRDYSEEVAAEIDGEVRRIIEDSYKRCTDILTENMAKLHNVAGALFEKEKINGDEFVQLFHMDETTNDETEETKTIEPDSDFEPENA comes from the coding sequence TTGAAAAAATATAACAAACGAAATTTCAGTGGAATTTGGTTCTATGTGGTTCTGCTCGCTATTGTTCTGCTGATTTTCAGTGTTTTAAATTACCGTCCCGGTATCAAACAAATTCTATACTCTGATTTATTAAACTATATTAAATCTGAACAGATTACAGAAATGGTAATCGAGGACAGAAAGGTAACCATTGCATTAAAAGAACAAAACCCCGTGGGCGACTCCAACAAGCGGATTGCCAGCATTCCTTCTATTGGAATTTTATATGAAAACGCCGGGGAGGAAATACAGAAACAGTTAGACAGCGGAAGCTTAAAGCTCGACACTCCCGCACCGGAAGAATTCCCCTGGTGGGTGTCGTTTTTGCCTACCCTGCTCACTGTGGGCATTTTTATTGCCTTTTGGTTCTTCTTTATGCGGCAGGCTCAGGGCGGCGGCAAGGCAATGTCCTTTGGCAAGAGTACCGCTAAAATGACCCAAGGCAGCGAAACCCATGTGACTTTTAAAGACGTTGCCGGTGCAGATGAAGAAAAAGAAGAACTTGAGGAAATTGTAGATTTTCTGCGGGATTCCTCTAAATTTATAGAACTTGGCGCACGCATCCCGAAAGGAATTTTGCTTGTCGGCCCTCCCGGAACCGGTAAAACGTTGCTTGCAAAAGCTGTTGCCGGCGAAGCAAAGGTGCCGTTTTTCAGCATCAGCGGCTCCGATTTTGTTGAAATGTTTGTGGGTGTTGGCGCGTCCCGCGTTCGCGATTTGTTTGAACAGGCAAAGAAGAATTCGCCCAGTATTATTTTTATTGATGAGATTGATGCTGTTGGTCGTCACAGAGGTGCCGGTCTCGGCGGCGGGCATGACGAACGCGAACAGACCTTAAACCAGCTTTTGGTTGAGATGGACGGATTTGGCGCAAATGAAGGCATTATCATAATTGCTGCAACCAACAGGCCGGATATTTTAGACCCCGCCCTGCTTCGTCCCGGCAGATTCGACCGTCAGGTAGTAGTTAACACGCCGGACGCTAAGGGAAGGGAAGAAATTTTAAAAGTTCATTCCCGCGCAAAACCTTTGGCCAGCGATGTGGATTTATCTGTTTTGGCGAAAACCACCTCCGGCTTTACCGGTGCTGACCTTGAAAACCTGATGAACGAGGCAGCTCTGCTGGCAGCTAAAAAAGGTCAGAAGAAAATAAATATGAAAGATATTGAAGACTCTGTGATTAAAGTAATTGCAGGGCCTGAAAAGCGCTCGAAAGTGGTTTCTGACAAAGAAAAGAAGCTCGTCTCCTACCACGAGGCCGGCCATGCAATTATCCACCATGTTCTGCCCCACTGCGACCCGGTTCACGAAGTTTCCATTATCCAGCGCGGACGCGCCGGCGGATATACGCTGTCTCTGCCGAAGGAAGATAAAAACTACGTTTCTAAAGAAGATATGCTGGACAATATTGTAAGCCTCTTAGGCGGCCGCGTTGCGGAGAAGCTTGTTTTAGACGATATTTCAACAGGCGCTTCCAACGACATTGAGCGTGCAAGTAAAATTGCCCGTGATATGGTTACAAAATATGGCATGAGTGAACGGCTTGGCCCAATTTCGTTCCGTTCGGACAATGATGAAGTTTTCTTAGGAATGAGTTATTCCCACTCCAGAGACTACAGCGAAGAGGTTGCGGCTGAAATTGACGGCGAGGTTCGCAGAATTATCGAAGATTCTTATAAACGCTGTACCGATATTTTAACAGAAAACATGGCAAAGCTGCACAACGTTGCAGGCGCTCTGTTTGAAAAGGAAAAAATTAACGGCGATGAATTTGTTCAGCTGTTTCATATGGATGAAACGACAAACGACGAAACGGAAGAAACGAAGACGATAGAACCAGATTCGGATTTTGAACCTGAAAATGCTTAA
- a CDS encoding GatB/YqeY domain-containing protein — protein sequence MNIEVLRKDMVAAMKAKDKATKDAISSLIAAVKKVAIDEGVRDDIPEELVDRVILKELKSIKEQIDTCPPERDELKAEYTAAYEVVEKYAPKQLSEDEIKEIISTKFADVLAGKNKGLIMKAVMAELKGKADGKVISAVVAELCK from the coding sequence ATGAATATTGAGGTTTTAAGAAAAGACATGGTTGCAGCAATGAAAGCAAAAGACAAGGCAACCAAAGATGCAATTTCCTCGCTGATTGCTGCGGTAAAAAAAGTTGCAATTGACGAAGGCGTGAGAGATGACATTCCAGAAGAACTGGTAGACAGGGTTATATTAAAAGAGTTAAAATCCATTAAAGAGCAAATCGATACCTGCCCGCCGGAGCGCGATGAACTTAAGGCCGAATATACGGCGGCATATGAAGTGGTTGAAAAATATGCGCCGAAGCAGCTTAGTGAAGATGAAATTAAAGAAATCATTAGCACAAAATTTGCAGATGTTTTGGCTGGAAAAAACAAGGGCCTCATTATGAAGGCCGTTATGGCGGAACTAAAGGGTAAAGCAGACGGTAAAGTTATCAGCGCAGTTGTTGCAGAACTGTGCAAATAA
- the upp gene encoding uracil phosphoribosyltransferase, translated as MNERVHEMTHPLILHKISMIRDEKTTVKDFRELVYEISLLMGYESTRDLDMIEQTVNTPIAETTGKFIAKQVALVPILRAGLGMVDALMSIIPAAKVGHVGLYRDHETLEPKEYYCKLPPDIDKRQVIVLDPMLATGGSSIAAIDFIKQRGAKRIKLMCIIGAPEGVEAVMNAHPDIELFVGTIDEKLNEKGYIVPGLGDAGDRLFGTI; from the coding sequence ATGAACGAAAGAGTGCATGAAATGACGCATCCCCTTATCCTGCATAAGATTTCCATGATAAGGGACGAAAAGACCACGGTAAAAGATTTTCGGGAATTGGTGTATGAAATATCCCTGCTGATGGGGTACGAGTCCACCAGAGACCTTGATATGATTGAGCAAACAGTGAATACACCAATTGCGGAAACTACCGGAAAGTTTATTGCAAAGCAGGTTGCTCTTGTGCCAATCCTCCGGGCGGGTTTAGGAATGGTGGACGCGCTTATGAGCATTATTCCTGCGGCAAAGGTGGGGCATGTCGGCCTTTACCGCGACCATGAAACATTAGAGCCAAAAGAATATTACTGCAAGCTGCCGCCTGACATTGATAAACGACAGGTCATTGTGTTAGACCCTATGCTTGCCACCGGGGGCAGCTCTATTGCTGCGATTGATTTTATCAAGCAGCGCGGCGCGAAACGGATTAAGCTCATGTGCATTATTGGCGCGCCCGAAGGGGTAGAGGCGGTGATGAACGCACATCCGGACATTGAGCTTTTTGTAGGTACAATTGATGAAAAGCTGAACGAAAAAGGTTACATCGTTCCGGGGCTGGGCGACGCAGGTGACAGGTTGTTTGGAACAATTTAA
- the potA gene encoding spermidine/putrescine ABC transporter ATP-binding protein, translated as MSNAIIKLENISKSFGEEDILENFSVEIARHEFVTILGPSGCGKTTTLRLIGGFELPDSGRILFDGEDITSLPPYKRRLNTVFQKYALFPHMNVFDNVAFGLSIKKVDKKIMKEKVSDVLKLVNLKGFENRNISSLSGGQQQRIAIARALVNEPEVLLLDEPLGALDLKLRQEMQLELKKIQTKLGITFIYVTHDQEEALTMSDEIIVMNDGQIQQKGTPVDIYNEPKNAFVAGFIGESNIIDGIMKKDLLVQFAGQDFVCLDSGFDENELVDVVIRPEDIKFDKENGRIKGTVQSVVFKGVHYEMHIRAENFDWIVHSTAMEPEGSTVFLDLYPNDIHIMRKVAEE; from the coding sequence ATGTCCAACGCTATTATTAAACTTGAAAATATTTCTAAAAGCTTTGGTGAAGAGGATATTCTTGAAAATTTCAGTGTTGAAATTGCGCGGCACGAGTTCGTCACAATATTAGGCCCCAGCGGGTGCGGTAAAACCACTACCCTGCGCTTAATCGGCGGTTTTGAATTGCCGGACAGCGGCCGGATTTTGTTCGACGGAGAAGACATTACCAGTCTTCCCCCTTATAAAAGGCGGCTGAACACTGTTTTTCAAAAATATGCTCTTTTTCCGCATATGAACGTGTTTGATAATGTGGCTTTTGGTTTGTCGATAAAAAAAGTAGATAAAAAAATTATGAAAGAAAAGGTCAGCGACGTTTTAAAGCTTGTAAACTTAAAGGGCTTTGAAAACAGAAATATTTCGTCCCTTTCCGGCGGGCAGCAACAGCGCATTGCCATTGCCCGAGCACTGGTAAACGAGCCTGAGGTATTGCTTTTGGACGAGCCTTTAGGCGCGCTTGACTTAAAGCTCCGGCAGGAAATGCAGTTAGAGCTGAAAAAAATTCAGACCAAGCTGGGCATTACGTTTATTTATGTCACCCACGACCAGGAGGAAGCTCTAACCATGTCCGACGAAATCATCGTGATGAACGACGGCCAAATTCAGCAAAAGGGTACGCCTGTGGATATTTACAACGAGCCAAAAAATGCATTTGTCGCCGGTTTTATTGGCGAAAGTAACATTATAGACGGCATTATGAAAAAAGACCTTTTGGTGCAGTTTGCCGGTCAGGACTTTGTTTGCCTAGACAGTGGATTTGACGAAAATGAACTGGTAGACGTGGTAATCCGCCCGGAAGACATTAAATTTGATAAGGAAAACGGCAGGATAAAAGGAACTGTCCAGTCTGTGGTGTTTAAGGGCGTTCACTACGAAATGCATATCCGCGCTGAAAATTTTGACTGGATTGTGCACTCCACAGCCATGGAGCCTGAAGGCAGCACGGTGTTTTTAGACCTTTATCCCAATGATATTCATATCATGAGGAAGGTGGCGGAAGAATGA
- a CDS encoding ABC transporter permease, giving the protein MNRRWYSYPYIVWALIFIVVPLIVVLVYGITVQGPDGSLNISFANFKRFFTPVYLGVLGRSVLYAAISTFICLIIGYPAALILTSKNLKHKSVMMLLIVIPMWMNLLLRTYSWLTLLENEGLINQFLRFIGVIEQDGYIQFLYGKGAVIFGMVYNFLPFMILPIHSVVSKMDYSIIEAAEDLGAGKVNVFRKVIFPLSIPGISSGITMVFVPAITTFAISSILSGNNVNLLGNVIEKQFGVGGDWNFGSTMSLILMVMILVSLLFMPDSEKESQGGMML; this is encoded by the coding sequence ATGAACAGACGTTGGTATAGCTATCCATACATCGTTTGGGCGCTGATTTTTATCGTTGTTCCTTTAATCGTCGTGCTTGTTTATGGCATTACGGTTCAGGGGCCTGACGGATCGCTTAACATTTCCTTTGCCAACTTTAAACGGTTTTTTACGCCTGTGTACCTGGGTGTGTTAGGACGGTCGGTTCTATACGCCGCAATCAGCACATTCATCTGTCTGATTATCGGCTACCCCGCTGCGCTGATTTTAACCTCAAAAAACTTAAAACATAAAAGTGTGATGATGCTGTTAATCGTAATTCCCATGTGGATGAATTTATTGCTCAGAACATATTCCTGGCTGACACTGTTGGAAAATGAAGGGCTCATTAATCAGTTTCTTCGGTTCATCGGCGTAATTGAACAAGACGGCTATATTCAGTTTTTGTATGGCAAGGGCGCTGTGATTTTTGGTATGGTGTATAATTTTCTTCCGTTTATGATTTTGCCCATTCATTCGGTAGTGTCAAAAATGGATTACTCCATCATTGAGGCCGCAGAGGATTTAGGCGCAGGAAAAGTGAACGTGTTTCGAAAGGTTATTTTTCCATTAAGCATTCCCGGCATATCCTCAGGAATTACCATGGTGTTTGTTCCCGCCATTACTACCTTTGCCATTTCGAGCATTTTAAGCGGCAACAACGTGAACCTTTTGGGCAATGTGATTGAAAAACAGTTTGGCGTGGGCGGAGACTGGAATTTTGGTTCTACCATGTCGCTAATTTTAATGGTGATGATTTTGGTGAGCTTACTCTTCATGCCGGATTCTGAAAAGGAAAGTCAGGGGGGTATGATGCTATGA
- a CDS encoding ABC transporter permease: MKDKLSKLYLYLVFIFLYAPIIILMIYSFNESKYRVWTGFSLKWYIELFHNRQIMDALYNTIFVAVIASILSTIIGTAAAIGIDGLKKWQKSTVMNVTMLPVLNPDIVTGISLMLLFYIGKLPTGRFTLILAHMSFCIPYVILSVMPKLKQVNAGTYEAALDLGATPALATVKVTLPEIMPGVINGLLMAFTLSIDDFIVSYFTTGPGVENLSILIYNAAKKGVSPSINALSALMFAVILVLLIIINARTNKNAAKA; encoded by the coding sequence ATGAAAGACAAACTGTCAAAGCTTTATCTTTACCTGGTTTTCATATTTCTTTATGCGCCCATCATCATTTTAATGATTTACTCCTTTAACGAGTCGAAATACCGTGTTTGGACTGGTTTTTCGCTGAAATGGTATATTGAGCTGTTTCACAACAGACAAATTATGGACGCCCTCTATAACACAATTTTTGTTGCGGTGATCGCCTCAATTCTTTCCACTATCATTGGAACAGCGGCGGCAATTGGAATTGACGGACTGAAAAAGTGGCAGAAAAGCACGGTGATGAATGTAACCATGCTGCCCGTTTTAAATCCGGACATTGTAACAGGCATTTCGTTAATGCTTCTGTTTTACATTGGCAAGCTGCCAACCGGGCGGTTTACGCTGATTTTGGCACACATGTCCTTTTGTATTCCATATGTCATTTTGTCGGTCATGCCAAAGCTAAAACAGGTGAACGCAGGCACCTATGAGGCTGCTCTTGATTTGGGCGCAACGCCGGCCTTAGCAACTGTAAAAGTCACCCTGCCGGAAATTATGCCCGGTGTGATAAATGGCCTGCTTATGGCATTTACGCTGTCTATCGACGATTTTATCGTCAGCTATTTTACCACAGGTCCGGGTGTGGAAAACTTGTCCATATTAATTTATAACGCGGCAAAAAAAGGCGTAAGCCCATCAATTAACGCACTTTCGGCGCTGATGTTTGCGGTGATTTTAGTGCTTTTAATTATTATTAATGCCAGAACTAATAAAAATGCTGCAAAAGCATAA
- a CDS encoding ABC transporter substrate-binding protein has product MKKIIALVLAVTLCSAVFSGCGGDPKKVVKVYNAAEYIAEGVIEEFEKETGYKVVYSEFASNEDMYTKIKTTSYDVLVPSDYMIDKLVKEDLIQPLNYDNIPNYQYIDETFKSPYYDENDQYSVPYMWSTVGILYDGDKVTDEVDDMSIMWNEKYSGKIFMLDSVRDTMGMTLKKLGFSVNTENDSELAQAKEELLKQRPLILGYVTDEVKDKIISGEGYLGLVYSGEAGKAMEEKDSLKYAIPNNGTIYCVDAMVVPKSAENKDGAEAFINFMQRPDIAARNAQETCYGITNTQGRDQLPDEVKNNKGLYPDNDVLERSEMLQSEGNINQKYLEIWNEITASH; this is encoded by the coding sequence ATGAAAAAAATTATTGCATTGGTTTTAGCGGTTACACTTTGTTCAGCGGTTTTCAGCGGCTGCGGCGGCGACCCCAAGAAGGTTGTGAAGGTTTATAATGCTGCAGAATACATTGCCGAGGGCGTTATTGAAGAATTTGAAAAAGAAACGGGTTATAAAGTGGTTTACAGCGAGTTCGCTTCTAATGAGGATATGTATACGAAAATAAAAACAACCTCCTATGATGTGCTGGTTCCCTCTGACTATATGATAGACAAGCTGGTAAAAGAGGATTTAATTCAGCCATTGAATTATGACAACATTCCCAACTACCAGTATATTGACGAAACCTTTAAATCGCCGTATTACGACGAAAACGACCAGTATTCCGTTCCCTACATGTGGTCCACCGTGGGGATTCTCTACGACGGCGACAAGGTGACGGATGAAGTTGACGATATGTCCATCATGTGGAACGAAAAGTATTCCGGCAAGATATTCATGTTAGACAGTGTGCGCGACACCATGGGTATGACGCTGAAAAAGTTAGGCTTTTCTGTGAATACTGAAAACGACAGCGAGCTTGCCCAGGCAAAAGAGGAACTGTTAAAACAGCGCCCCTTAATTTTGGGTTATGTAACAGATGAAGTAAAAGACAAAATTATTTCCGGCGAGGGCTATCTTGGCCTGGTGTATTCCGGCGAAGCAGGAAAGGCCATGGAGGAAAAGGACTCTTTAAAATATGCCATTCCCAACAACGGCACAATTTATTGCGTTGACGCAATGGTTGTTCCGAAATCTGCTGAGAACAAAGACGGCGCAGAGGCGTTTATCAACTTTATGCAGCGGCCTGACATTGCGGCAAGAAACGCGCAGGAAACCTGCTATGGCATTACGAACACACAAGGCCGCGACCAGCTTCCGGACGAAGTGAAAAACAACAAAGGCCTTTACCCGGACAACGATGTTTTAG